The genome window AGGGAGACGGTGGCGAAGTCGACGGCAAGTTGGGTGCCGTTTTGGAAGGAGAACTGGCTTTCGGCTTGGAGGGATTTCAGGTCGCCGGCTTCGATGTCTTCGATGCGGAGGCGGGAGCTGAGCGGGCCGCTGTCGAGCTGGGCGAGAGAGGCGAGGTGGAGGTCGAGCTCGAGCCCGCGGGCGTTCACTTGGGAGGCGGGGTAGGCGATGGCTCCGTCGCGTAGCGTGAGGGAGAGGCTGGCGTCGGCGTCTTGGGCGTTGGCTTGAAAGTCGCCCTCGGCTTGCAGGGCGGCAGAAAGGGAAAGGCCTGCTAGCTCGGGCAGGAAGCGGGCGGGCAAGTCGGAGTGAACGAGTTGGAAGGGGGAGAGCGTGTAGTTGCCCGACAACGACAGCTCGGAAAGCGGCGAATCGATTTGGTGCTGGGAATCCGCTTGCAGGGTGACGCCTTCGAGCATGGCGGAGAAGGAGGCGGTGCCGCCAAGCTGGGCGAGGGTGCCGCGGTGTTCGTTTTCGATGTAGACTTGGTCGAGGCGGAGCTTGTCGTAGCGGAGGATGCCTGCTCCGAAACTGGTGGAGATCTTCAGCTGTTCGTCTTGAGGGGCGAGGGCTAGGCTGCCGCCGGACCATTGGGCGGAGAAGGGAGGGCTGGAGAGCTTGTTGGCCTGCCAGTCGAGGCTGGCTTGGGTGCGACGGAGGAGTGAATAGAGGGCGGCTTCGTTTGTGAGATCGATATTGGAGAGCTCATTGGTGTCCCATTGCTGGAAGCTGAGTTCGCTTTGTATGGCGATTCCGTCGCCGTTTAGCTGCTCCGATTGTATCGAGATATTGGATGCGTCGAGCTTGACGTTGCCGGAAGCGAGGTCGGAGTCGCTGGGTTGCTCGAGGAAAAGGTCGAGCTTGAGGTCGCCCGCGAGCCGGGCGATGCCGGGGAGTTGGGTGAGGGGATCTGACTGCAGGGAAGCGAGGGAAAGCTTGGTTTCGGTGCCGGTCTCGAAGATAAGGCTTTCGAGTTGGAGGGCAGCTTGCGGAAGGAAGGCTTCTTCGCCGTTGAGGGCGAGAGGGGCGGGATGGAGCGTGCCGGTGAGGGCCAGCACGATGGGCTCCGCCGGAGCTTCGGGGATGTTGAGGGTGCCAGTGACGCCCTCGAGGGTGGCGGGGCTGGCGTTTGCGAGAGAGAGTGGGCTGGTTTGGAAGTTCAGTTGATCGGTCGTGCCGCTGGCGGTAAGGGAGAAGGGGGCGAGCTCTTGGTCGTCTAGCTGGAGGCGCAGGGTCTCTATTTGGCCTTGCAGGGGGCGGAGGGTGTTTTCGAGTTGGTAGCTGAGTTGGAAGTTACTGGCGGCGGAAAGGTAGCCGGAGTCGTAGGTCCAGCTGATCGGGCTGCGTGTTTGGATTTCGAATACGTTCAGGTTTGAGAGCGTGATGTCCAGGTCGAGGGTTTGTTCCGGGAGGACGGCGAGGGTGTCGCGTAGGATGGATTGAGGCGTCGCGGTGATGTGGAGCGGGATCTCGTTGAAATCGAAGAAAAGCGTTTCGAGCGTGAGGAGGGGGAAGGAGGCGGTTGCTTCCTCGTAGTTTGCAGCGAGGGAGTGGAGCCGGAGGGTGGCTTCGAGCTGAGCGGGGCTGTCGAGCGGTTTGCTTAGGGTGGCTTGTAGCTCGAGGGAGGAGAGGGAGAGTTGGTGCAGGTCGGGGAGATCGCTTTTCCAATGCGGCAGGTAGCGATCGAGGAAGGCGACGGGGGCGTCGACCTGGAGATGGGCTTGGAGGCGGGTGCGGGCAGGATCGGCGAGGGTGGCCTCGAGTTCGAGCGTGTGGGAGGCATGCTGCAGGGTGGTTGCGATTTGCAGGGAATCCGCTGAGTCAGCAGCCGCTTCGATCTCGAAGGGGAAGGTGAGCGTTTCCTCTGGTGTTTTTAGGTTGAGCGTCGAATCCGCTATCTGGATACGGTCGAAGGGAAGGGGGAGGAAGGGGCTCGGGTCGAGGAGCTGGAATACTTTTTCGAGAGAAAGCGGTTCGGGGGCAGGTTGGGAGTTGTCGGCGGGGAGCTGCGACGCGTCGAGGCTGAGGGTCAGGTTTTGCAGGGTGGCGGAGCCGATGCGGTAGGAGTTGAGCAGCTCGGAGAGGGTGAAGGTGAGCTGGAGGCGATCGGCGGCGAGTGTTGCCTGCGGGTGGCGCAGGGCGATGGATTCGATGGTGAGGGAATCGGTTTGCAGTTGGCTGATGGTGAACTGCGGTTCCTCGATGCCTTGTTCTTGCAGGTAGTCTTTGGCGAGAGCGGTGGCGATGCGGGCTCGCAGTCCCCATGCGGCGAGCGCTCCCAGCAGTAGGATTAGGAATAGGGCAGCGAGGGAGCGAAGAAGGATGCGGCTAAGCTTTCGGAGGCGGGGATTCACAAGGCGTGGTTGGACGATCCGACAAATGATTGCCGGAAAGGCTCCTGCATTTCAACAGGTCCTTGCGAAATCTTGCGGTGGAGCGGAGAGGCGCGTTGGGCGATCGACTGTCGCTATATTTGGTAGTGCTCCTGCATGGCTTGCACGGCGCGGGCGAAGGAGGTTTCGGGGGGACCGTCTGGGGTGACGAGGGTGGCTGCTTGCTTGGGGGCGGCCCAGGCTCGGTCCATGGCGGCGGAGAATCCGGAGAATTCGAACATGGGGATGTCGTTGTTGCCGTCGCCGAAAGTGGCCAACTCGGAGGCGTCGATGCCGAGGTGGGCGATGAGCGGCTTGAGGGCGGACGCTTTGGAAGTCTTGGGATCGGCTTGCTCGAAGATGTTGTCCATGGAGCGCACGGTGTAGAGCTGGCTGTCGCGCAGGAACGGGTGTTTTTGCACGGAGTCGAGTCGTTCGCTCTCCTCGAAGTAGACGATCTTGAAGATGGATTCCTCGAGGATGGCCTCCGGCGTGGTGGGCGTGGGAGTGATGCCGGCGAGCTTCGTATAGTAGTCGAGCCACTGGGAGGGAGGGGTGAGGGAGTAGAGGCCGGTGGCGGCGTAGGCGACGATGGAGAGCTCGTTTTCGAGGCCGAATGCGATGGCTGCCTTGGCGTCGGCGGTCGGCATGTGCGACTCGAAGAAGGTTTGGGTGTTGTCCACGTCGGAGGCGTAGGCGCCTTGGGCGGAGACCATGTAGCGGACTTGCGGTAGGCTGCGGGCGAAGGGCAGCATGCTTTGGTAGTGGCGGCCGGAGGCGAGGATGATTTCCACTCCGGCGTCGTGCATGGCCTCGATGGCGGCCCGGTTTTCGGCGCTGATGCTGTGGTCGGGCGAGAGCAAGGTGCCGTCGAGGTCGATGGCGACGGCCCGGATTGGGTGAAAAGGAGAAGTGCTGGTGGACGTGGTCATTTTGCCCACGAAGGACACGAAGGATCACGAAGGAGAGCGAGGAGATTTTTTGTTACGAGTTGGAGGAAGGGGGAGTGGGAGGATGAAGGTTGAATGGATCGCGACCAAGGTCGTGTCTCGTCACTACGCTCCTCGAGTGTCGCGGTGCTCGGTACCTACCTCTGGAAGTGGGCGAGGAGTTGGTGGTGGACTTGGGGGGAGGTGAGTTGGTCGGGCAGGTTTTGCGGGGAGATGTAGACGGGCCAGTCGGAGCGGTTTTTTGGGCAGGTGCCGTGGGAGCCTTTGACGAGGGTGGCGTCGAGGGGGATGACGTCGAGCAGGGCGCGGAAGCCGAGCTTTTTCTTCAAAAGGAACTTGGCGATCTTGGCGGGCGGAAATTTTATCTTGGGGTCGATGAAGAGCTCGACGGGGTCGTAGCCGGCTTTGCGGTGGATGTCGATGGTGCGGGCGAAGTCGGGGGCGAGGGCGTCGTCGAGCCAGTAGTAGTAGGTGAACCAGGCGTTTTCTTGTGACACGGCGATGAGGTCGCCGCTACGCTCGTGGGCGATACCGGCGTCGGCTTGCTGTTGGCGGTCGAGGACCTGGGCGACGCCGGGGAGGGCGGCCACGGCTTCGCGGACTTGGGGTTCGAGCTGGGGATCGTTGAGGTAGATGTGGGCGACTTGGTGGTCGGCGACGGCGAAGGCTTTGCTGGCTCCGGCGTCGAGTTGTTCGAGGCCGAGCTCGTCTTTGACGGTGATCCAGCCTTTTTCTCGCAGGGCGCGGTTGATGTGGATGGGGGTCTCTACTTGGGTGATGCCGTATTCGGAGAGCAATACGACTTGCACGTTTCGAGATTCGAAGAAGTCGAGTAGCTCGCCGACGACGGTGTCGATTTCTTGCAGGTCTTGGGCGATGTCGGGGTGAATGGGACCGAGGCGCTGGAGATTGTAGTCGAGGTGGGGGAGGTAGACGAGGTTGAGGTCTGGGCTGTGTTTTTCTTCGACCCATTGGGCGGATTTGGCGATCCATTGGGAGCAGGGGATTCCGGCTTTTGGGCCCCAGAAGGTGAAGAAGGGGAAGTCGCCGAGGTCGGACTTGATCTCCTCTCGCATGCCCATGGGCTGGGTGTAGACGTCGAAGACTTTGCGTCCGTCGGCGGGATACATGGGCCGGGGGGTGATGGTGTATTCGGCGCTGGAATACATGTTATACCACCAGAAAAGCTTGGCGGTTGTGAAGCCGGGGTTGGCGTCGCGGAGCTTTTCCCAGAGCTTGGGTTGCTGGACGAGGTGGTTGGATTGTTTCCAGAATTGGATCTCGGAGTAGTCGCGGTTGTACCAGCCGTTGGCGACGATGCCGTGTTGGGATGCGGTGGTTCCGGTGAGGTAGTCGGACTGGGCGGTACAGGTGACGGCGGGGAAGGCGGGCTTGACGTAGGCGGAGTTATGAGCGGTAGCGTGTTTTTGGATACGGGGCGTGTGGGGGCCGATGAGGCCTTGGGTGAGTCCGACTACGTTGATGACTGCGAGACGTTGCATTTGTTTTTGCCCACGAAGGGGCACTAAGGAATTGGTTTGTGGGATCGCGTTTCTACCTCGGCAGGTCTTGGATGGATTGGAGGATTTTTTCGGTATCCATTTCGTGGACTTCGAAGCGTTGGCCGATTTGTTTTAAGAGAGTTATTGTGAGGAGACCGCCGAGGTGTTCGCGGAATTCTTCGAGTCCGGCGAGGGTGGCGTTTTGCTGGTCGGCGGTTTTTTGTTCGAGCTCGGGGGCGTAGGTGGGGAGCTTGAGCTTGGTAATGAGGTTTAGGATACGGTCGACGCTGGCTTGGTCGAGGTAGCCCATCTTTTGGGAGTAGAGAGTGTCGATGGCGATGCCGATGGCGACGGCCTCGCCGTGGGAGATGCGGAAGTCGGAGAGTTGCTCGAGCTTGTGGGCGGCCCAATGCCCGAAGTCGAGGGGGCGAACGGAGCCCATCTCGAAGGGGTCGCCGGAGGTGGCGATGTGGGTGACGTGGTGTTGGGCGGAGCGGTGCACGAGCTCGCGCACGGCGGCGGGCTGGAAGGCGTTGAGGGCGTTGGCTTGGCTTTCGATCCAGTCGAAGAAGGTGGCGTCGCGGATGAGGGCGACTTTGATGGCTTCGATATAGCCGTTGCGCAGGTGCTTTTCGGGAAGGGTGTCGAGGAAGGCGAAGTCGTTTACGACGGCGAAGGGCGGGGCGAAGGTGCCGACGAAGTTTTTCTTGCCGCGGAAGTTGAAGCCGTTTTTGACCCCGACTCCGGCGTCGCCTTGGCCGAGGGTTGTAGTGGGAAAGCGGATATGGCGGATGCCGCGGTGGGCGGTGGCGGCGGCAAAGCCGACGGTGTCGAGCAGGGCTCCGCCTCCGATGGCGATGAGGTAGGAGTGGCGGCAGATCTTTTGCTCTTCGATCTGGGCGTAGATTTCCTTGAGGTAGTCGGTGTTGTTCTTGATGGGTTCGCCGGCGGGGAGCAGGTGGATGCCGCGCAGGTTTAGGTCTTCATTGTGGTGTTGGAAGTAGGCTTGGATCTGGGGGACGAGCTGGGGATTGGCGGCAGCGACGCCTTCGTCGAGGTAGAAGATGGCTTTGCGGCGGGAGCCGGATTCCTTGGAGCAGAGCAGGTTGCGCAGGAGCGGGTTATCGGTGGCGAAGGCGTTTTCGGTGAAGAGGACGCGCAGCTGGTAGGGGATGGCGATGGCGTGTTCGATGCTAGCAAAAGTCATTGAGAGTGTGAGTCGGGAATTTTTTTAACCACTGAATTACACTGATGAGCTCTGATTTTGATTGAGTTGGAACTGTGGGCTCAGGTTGCGGGGATCAAGCGTTGGGCGGCGGTGGTGAGGGCAAAGAGGACGGCGAATAGGACGAGGTGTCCATGGGTGGCGAGGCTGAGGGTGGCGAGAATGGTGAGGTCGAGCAGGGGGATGGAGGCGAGCAGGGGGCCGATGGTTTTTCCGATGACGAGACGTCCGTCGACGCGGGCTCGCAGGAAGGAACGGGCGATCCAGGCGATAAAGAGGGCGAGGGCGGCGGTTTGTTCCGCGGTGAAACCGTGGCTGTTGTAGTAGATAGCGCCGAGAGCGGGAGCTGCGATCATGGCGAGGGCAGGGTAGTCGATGGCATTGGTGGTGGCTTCGGTGCGGGCGAGGAAGGTGACGCCCATGACGAAGACGAAGATGGTGCCGGTGGCGATGAGATTGTTGGCGTCGATGCCGTTGGCGAAAGCGGAAGCCACGGCCAAGTAGAGCAGGGCGCGGCAAGCTGCCATGAAGATGGGGGCGATGGGGTTGCCCTTGTGGTTGGTGTCGTAGAGGACGATGCAGAGGACGACGCCTGCGGCGAAGGCAGAGGGGAGCCATTGGGTGGGGCCGGGGTCGTTGAGCAGGCCGGTCCAGGCGATGGCGGCGAAGCCGAGGGCGAGTTGGGCGAAGGCGAAGTTGCGGACGGTGGCGGCGGCGATTTTTCCGGTGGGGATGGGGCGTTCGGCGCGTTGCAGGGCGTCGATTTCGCGATCGCAGTAGTCGTTGAGGTACATGCCGCCGATGTAGAGGAGGCTGGCTCCGACGAGGTAGCTGGCGAGTTGCAAGGTGCTGTAGCCGCCGACGATGATCCAGGCGCAGAGGATGTTGGACCAGACGGTTGGCAAGTTGGAGGCGCGTGCAAGGGTTAGATGAGTACGGAGCATGGGAAGTGGAATGCGGATGTGGGACCGAAGGGGGAAGGCTTAGATCAGGCTGCGGTTTTTGAGCTGAGGGATGAGCCACTGGTATTCGGCGGTAACTTGCTCGACCACAGTTTTGCTGTGTAGTTGAGGTGGCATTACGGCCCAAGTATAGGTCTCCATTTCGAAGTGTTGGCAGATTTTTGGGTTTCTTGAGATGTAGTCGAGGGTGCCGAGGAGATGATCGTTAGTCGAAAGAAGGGGGGCTTGGGGGGCTGAGTGGAGGGGGATGTGAAAGTGGATACGCCATTCGTCGGCTGTGTCACGGTCGGCGCGGTGGGCGTCGAGGGCGTCGGGGAGGTCTTCGTAGCGCTGAATGGTGAATTCTGAAGCGTGAGTTGGCGAGTGGGTGGCGGCGAGGACTTGGTGGAGGTAGGTGGGCTCGCAGAAGGTTTCTAGTTGGTCGAGAGTGGTGGGGTTGAGTTCGCGTACCTTGAGGGCGGAGGAGAGGTGGATTTTGGAGATGCGAATGTTGTGGGCGGAGAAGCGCTCGAGGGCGGTGGCGGGGTCTTCGTATTCGAGGGCGAAGTGGCAGGTGTCGTAGTTGATGCCGATGCGTTGGCGGATGGCGTCGGCGTCGGCGCGTCCTTGGAGGAATTGCTCGTAGAATGCGAGGCTTTCGTCGGTATTTTCGAAAAGCCCGAGGGGTTCGGGTTCGAGGCCGAGGTGAAGGTCGTGCCCGGTTTTTTCGGAGAGTTTCTCGATGTGTTGGTAAAGCTGATACAGGTTTTGGTGGATGGCTGCGTGTTGCTCGGGCGAATCGATGAAGCGCTTGAAGGAGCCGGGCAGGGTGGATACGGAGCCGGATTCGCCTTTGGGGAGGAATTGAGTAAGCAGCTCGAAAAGCAGCTTCGTGTAGTCGAGGCGATCTTGGGTCGTCCAATCGGGGCGATAGACTTGTTCTTTCACGCGGGTGCCGTGAAAGTCGCCATAGGGGAAGCCGTTGATGGTGAAGACGTAGCAGTGGTTGTCTTCGAGCCAGCGTTTGAAGGCGGTGAGGGCTTGGGCTTGGGAGAGCTCTTGGGCGGCGGAAGCGCTGAGGCGTAGTCCGATAGCGTATTCGCTGTCTGGGCACACGTTTCGGCGAACGGCGAGCACGTCTTGCTGGAGTGAGCGGAAGGTTTGTTCCCAGTCCTTTCCCGGGTGGACGTTTGTGCAGTAGGCGAGGTGAGCGTTGTGCTGAAGGCGCATGAAGGGGTCGGTTAATCGTAGTTAACCGAAGGTGTAGAGCAGGAGCTGTACGAGGCAAGGCTACGCTGCGCCTAGCTACGCCGGGCGAGGTACTCTCTCGCTCGCTTAAGGGCGGCTTGAAGCCGCTCGGGGCGGATGGGCTTTGTGAGGTAGTCGTCCATGCCGGCCTCGAGGCAGCTTTCCTTGTCGCCCTCCATGGCGCCCGCAGTGAGGGCGATGACCCAAGGTTTGGGGGAGTCGGGGGAGCGTTGGCCTTGGATCTTATGGTGGGCCTCGATGCCTGTCATTCCAGGCATCTGAATATCCATGAAAATGATGTCGTAGGGCTTTTTTGCGCAGAAATCGACGGCAGCGAATCCGTTGTCAGCGAGATCGGAGTGGTAGCCGAACTTCCTGAGCAGCCGGCTTGCTACCAGTTGGTTCACTTCGTTGTCCTCTACGATGAGCACGTTTTCGGGATGGATCAGCTCGGTGGCTTTGCCTAGGTTCTTATTGCTCACGGGAGCCCCTCTGCGAGGGGCGCTGCGTATCTCGTTGATGATGGAGGCTAGCTGGTAGGGAGCGATAGGCTTTATCAAGCGGCTATGGAATTCGCTGTCGATGGACGTGCTTCTATGATTCTCTAGGGAGTGGATGCGAACGAGGGGAAGTGGGAAGGGGGGGCGGGAGTTCTCGATTTTTTGGGCGAGAGCGGTGGCCTGTTCGCTGCTTGCTTCGAGGTCGATGAAAACGCAGTCGAAGCGGGCCTCCTTCTGCAGGATTTCAAGGGTTTGTTCCGGGGCTTCGACTTCGGTGACTTGTAGGCCAAGGTCGCGGAGCGTTTGGCAGAGTATCTCTTTGTCGCGTCCAGAGGGAGCGATGGCGAGGACTCGCATGGGAGAGAATTCGGGGTGAGTGGGCAGGGACGGCTTTCGCTTTTCGGTTTCGAGAAGGGCGGTGCAGGTGAAGGTGCTGCCCGTTCCGCATTCGCTTTGCACGGTGACGGAGCCGCCCATGAGGGTGGCGAGCTTTTGGCAGATGGCGAGGCCCAGGCCGGTTCCTCCGAATTCTCGGGTGGTGGAGGCGTCGGCTTGGGTGAAGGGTTGGAAGAGTTTGTCCAAGCTTTCAGGAGGGATTCCTACGCCGGTGTCTTTCACCGCGAAACGGTACTCGCAACGGGGCTTGCCGCGCGGGCTCGGCGTTGCGGCGCTGGCGGAGAGCGAGAGTTCGATGGCTCCTTCTCGGGTGAACTTGACGGCGTTTCCGAGGATGTTGACGATGATTTGGCGGAGACGCG of Pelagicoccus enzymogenes contains these proteins:
- a CDS encoding intermembrane phospholipid transport protein YdbH family protein, with translation MNPRLRKLSRILLRSLAALFLILLLGALAAWGLRARIATALAKDYLQEQGIEEPQFTISQLQTDSLTIESIALRHPQATLAADRLQLTFTLSELLNSYRIGSATLQNLTLSLDASQLPADNSQPAPEPLSLEKVFQLLDPSPFLPLPFDRIQIADSTLNLKTPEETLTFPFEIEAAADSADSLQIATTLQHASHTLELEATLADPARTRLQAHLQVDAPVAFLDRYLPHWKSDLPDLHQLSLSSLELQATLSKPLDSPAQLEATLRLHSLAANYEEATASFPLLTLETLFFDFNEIPLHITATPQSILRDTLAVLPEQTLDLDITLSNLNVFEIQTRSPISWTYDSGYLSAASNFQLSYQLENTLRPLQGQIETLRLQLDDQELAPFSLTASGTTDQLNFQTSPLSLANASPATLEGVTGTLNIPEAPAEPIVLALTGTLHPAPLALNGEEAFLPQAALQLESLIFETGTETKLSLASLQSDPLTQLPGIARLAGDLKLDLFLEQPSDSDLASGNVKLDASNISIQSEQLNGDGIAIQSELSFQQWDTNELSNIDLTNEAALYSLLRRTQASLDWQANKLSSPPFSAQWSGGSLALAPQDEQLKISTSFGAGILRYDKLRLDQVYIENEHRGTLAQLGGTASFSAMLEGVTLQADSQHQIDSPLSELSLSGNYTLSPFQLVHSDLPARFLPELAGLSLSAALQAEGDFQANAQDADASLSLTLRDGAIAYPASQVNARGLELDLHLASLAQLDSGPLSSRLRIEDIEAGDLKSLQAESQFSFQNGTQLAVDFATVSLFGGQAQLRSAQIPIDGSDFQSTLDLENFDLDQIARYIDFFDGRMQGKVSGHLPFRLRDGAFELLRGDLRLPDGAPASLRYNTQGLLTQDANAMPGTKPTLSDRILKFLKINPEKTAEQAIGNITITEFYADLFPENEPETPIKIRIGGTAHTDLGDVPVVINTQLHGSLTELYNFVIRLNSL
- a CDS encoding PAS domain-containing hybrid sensor histidine kinase/response regulator; amino-acid sequence: MKDSAAQVPLLKELWQNSPLGIIIIVPGPDDKHPILIGDCNPAVCETHGYTRDELVGQSMDLIHAVPWTPTVDRDWFNTPNQGESIRGMSLHRRKDDSTVMIEYHLTFTEINGVRCAIGFDKVQEQTEDQNKLHGIANRWVNAMESSEEGVWEIDIAKDEIWTSPRWQWILGRPQREELQTLANLGRDLHAEDKPALDQAIEAIRSDRASTLQFEGRIRDVKGQWVWILLRGKVTYSADGAPSKILGSMLNVTERKKTERELEQARLRAEEASKSKSQFLAAMSHEIRTPMNGVLGMASLLADTELDENQRAFLKTISESGDSLLTIIDEILSFSKLEAGGVALEEETFDIELCLHQALEVIRPLASAKRLKLHFSVDASTPRKVIGDKTRLRQIIVNILGNAVKFTREGAIELSLSASAATPSPRGKPRCEYRFAVKDTGVGIPPESLDKLFQPFTQADASTTREFGGTGLGLAICQKLATLMGGSVTVQSECGTGSTFTCTALLETEKRKPSLPTHPEFSPMRVLAIAPSGRDKEILCQTLRDLGLQVTEVEAPEQTLEILQKEARFDCVFIDLEASSEQATALAQKIENSRPPFPLPLVRIHSLENHRSTSIDSEFHSRLIKPIAPYQLASIINEIRSAPRRGAPVSNKNLGKATELIHPENVLIVEDNEVNQLVASRLLRKFGYHSDLADNGFAAVDFCAKKPYDIIFMDIQMPGMTGIEAHHKIQGQRSPDSPKPWVIALTAGAMEGDKESCLEAGMDDYLTKPIRPERLQAALKRAREYLARRS
- a CDS encoding UbiA family prenyltransferase, producing MLRTHLTLARASNLPTVWSNILCAWIIVGGYSTLQLASYLVGASLLYIGGMYLNDYCDREIDALQRAERPIPTGKIAAATVRNFAFAQLALGFAAIAWTGLLNDPGPTQWLPSAFAAGVVLCIVLYDTNHKGNPIAPIFMAACRALLYLAVASAFANGIDANNLIATGTIFVFVMGVTFLARTEATTNAIDYPALAMIAAPALGAIYYNSHGFTAEQTAALALFIAWIARSFLRARVDGRLVIGKTIGPLLASIPLLDLTILATLSLATHGHLVLFAVLFALTTAAQRLIPAT
- a CDS encoding alkaline phosphatase family protein, producing MQRLAVINVVGLTQGLIGPHTPRIQKHATAHNSAYVKPAFPAVTCTAQSDYLTGTTASQHGIVANGWYNRDYSEIQFWKQSNHLVQQPKLWEKLRDANPGFTTAKLFWWYNMYSSAEYTITPRPMYPADGRKVFDVYTQPMGMREEIKSDLGDFPFFTFWGPKAGIPCSQWIAKSAQWVEEKHSPDLNLVYLPHLDYNLQRLGPIHPDIAQDLQEIDTVVGELLDFFESRNVQVVLLSEYGITQVETPIHINRALREKGWITVKDELGLEQLDAGASKAFAVADHQVAHIYLNDPQLEPQVREAVAALPGVAQVLDRQQQADAGIAHERSGDLIAVSQENAWFTYYYWLDDALAPDFARTIDIHRKAGYDPVELFIDPKIKFPPAKIAKFLLKKKLGFRALLDVIPLDATLVKGSHGTCPKNRSDWPVYISPQNLPDQLTSPQVHHQLLAHFQR
- the eboE gene encoding metabolite traffic protein EboE; this translates as MRLQHNAHLAYCTNVHPGKDWEQTFRSLQQDVLAVRRNVCPDSEYAIGLRLSASAAQELSQAQALTAFKRWLEDNHCYVFTINGFPYGDFHGTRVKEQVYRPDWTTQDRLDYTKLLFELLTQFLPKGESGSVSTLPGSFKRFIDSPEQHAAIHQNLYQLYQHIEKLSEKTGHDLHLGLEPEPLGLFENTDESLAFYEQFLQGRADADAIRQRIGINYDTCHFALEYEDPATALERFSAHNIRISKIHLSSALKVRELNPTTLDQLETFCEPTYLHQVLAATHSPTHASEFTIQRYEDLPDALDAHRADRDTADEWRIHFHIPLHSAPQAPLLSTNDHLLGTLDYISRNPKICQHFEMETYTWAVMPPQLHSKTVVEQVTAEYQWLIPQLKNRSLI
- a CDS encoding HAD family hydrolase, whose translation is MTTSTSTSPFHPIRAVAIDLDGTLLSPDHSISAENRAAIEAMHDAGVEIILASGRHYQSMLPFARSLPQVRYMVSAQGAYASDVDNTQTFFESHMPTADAKAAIAFGLENELSIVAYAATGLYSLTPPSQWLDYYTKLAGITPTPTTPEAILEESIFKIVYFEESERLDSVQKHPFLRDSQLYTVRSMDNIFEQADPKTSKASALKPLIAHLGIDASELATFGDGNNDIPMFEFSGFSAAMDRAWAAPKQAATLVTPDGPPETSFARAVQAMQEHYQI
- a CDS encoding 3-dehydroquinate synthase, which gives rise to MTFASIEHAIAIPYQLRVLFTENAFATDNPLLRNLLCSKESGSRRKAIFYLDEGVAAANPQLVPQIQAYFQHHNEDLNLRGIHLLPAGEPIKNNTDYLKEIYAQIEEQKICRHSYLIAIGGGALLDTVGFAAATAHRGIRHIRFPTTTLGQGDAGVGVKNGFNFRGKKNFVGTFAPPFAVVNDFAFLDTLPEKHLRNGYIEAIKVALIRDATFFDWIESQANALNAFQPAAVRELVHRSAQHHVTHIATSGDPFEMGSVRPLDFGHWAAHKLEQLSDFRISHGEAVAIGIAIDTLYSQKMGYLDQASVDRILNLITKLKLPTYAPELEQKTADQQNATLAGLEEFREHLGGLLTITLLKQIGQRFEVHEMDTEKILQSIQDLPR